The proteins below come from a single Nostoc sp. KVJ3 genomic window:
- a CDS encoding F0F1 ATP synthase subunit gamma yields MSSIELLQRQIHTAQELQAVVKMMKVLAALNIHQYEQAVASLAEYNRTIEMGLHVVLKATHTHDAHTQQSLSTCNVTRCGVIIFGSEQGMCGQFNEQISHYAIAELEKLKLSPEHLAIFAVGSRLISHLETAGYGIEQTFAMPGSLAGITSMVQEILMHIATWRDREQIGQITLFYNHLHSNTLWEPYKLQLLPLDGEWLQHIESQEWRSRTLPTFTMPSDVLVASLLRQYFFILLYRAFGESLAGENASRLASMQVAEKNIEERLTEFTGQFQQKRQTAITDELLEIISAFELSH; encoded by the coding sequence ATGTCATCCATTGAGCTTCTGCAACGCCAAATCCACACTGCCCAAGAACTGCAAGCTGTGGTGAAAATGATGAAAGTACTAGCAGCCTTAAACATCCACCAATACGAACAGGCGGTTGCCTCCCTCGCTGAGTATAACCGAACAATCGAAATGGGTTTGCATGTCGTACTGAAGGCAACACATACCCATGACGCGCATACCCAACAATCCCTTTCAACCTGCAATGTTACTCGTTGCGGTGTGATTATCTTTGGCTCTGAGCAAGGGATGTGCGGTCAATTCAACGAACAGATTAGCCACTATGCGATCGCTGAATTAGAGAAGTTGAAGCTCTCACCCGAACATCTGGCGATTTTTGCCGTCGGATCGAGATTGATTTCCCATTTAGAAACCGCAGGCTATGGAATTGAGCAAACTTTCGCCATGCCAGGTTCGCTAGCTGGGATCACATCAATGGTTCAAGAAATCTTGATGCACATTGCCACATGGCGCGATCGCGAACAAATTGGCCAAATTACATTATTCTACAACCACTTACATTCCAATACATTATGGGAGCCATATAAGCTGCAACTATTACCACTTGATGGTGAATGGCTACAACATATCGAAAGCCAAGAATGGCGATCGCGGACTCTGCCAACTTTTACGATGCCGAGCGATGTTTTGGTTGCGTCTTTATTACGACAATATTTTTTTATTTTGCTGTATCGGGCTTTTGGTGAGTCCCTCGCAGGTGAAAATGCTAGCCGTCTCGCTTCTATGCAAGTTGCTGAGAAAAACATTGAGGAGCGGCTGACAGAATTTACTGGTCAATTTCAGCAAAAACGCCAAACTGCAATTACAGATGAATTACTAGAAATTATTTCCGCCTTTGAGTTAAGCCATTAA
- a CDS encoding F0F1 ATP synthase subunit epsilon — MTETSSEMRFKVVLPTKILMETAAIKVIAEAENGMFCLLPCHIDFVATLIPSLLSFVSPQGQEQFLAIDQGILIKHGDEVTVATQNAVPGGDLEILRKTVEEEFHLIDEREKTARSVLENLEINTIRHFIELGEYP, encoded by the coding sequence ATGACCGAGACATCCTCAGAAATGCGGTTCAAAGTTGTCTTACCAACTAAAATTCTGATGGAAACAGCCGCAATCAAAGTGATTGCAGAAGCGGAGAATGGGATGTTTTGTTTGCTACCCTGCCATATAGATTTTGTGGCGACACTGATACCAAGTTTGTTATCCTTCGTCTCACCCCAAGGACAAGAACAATTCCTCGCAATCGATCAAGGAATTTTGATCAAGCATGGGGATGAGGTAACAGTTGCTACCCAAAATGCAGTTCCAGGTGGCGATTTGGAAATATTGAGAAAAACCGTTGAGGAGGAGTTTCACTTAATCGATGAACGCGAAAAAACAGCACGTTCCGTTTTAGAAAACCTAGAGATCAACACAATTCGGCACTTTATCGAGTTAGGTGAATATCCATGA
- the atpD gene encoding F0F1 ATP synthase subunit beta, protein MEPDIKSSSQSNHSQEQNLGSILSVRSSIIDIHFPKRLPYINSQLQTGKGGNLSIAVVSHLGAQVVRGVALAPTAGLTRGEIVIDTQHPLQVPVGDRLLGRMLNLFGEAIDEKEAIAGGEWRSIHATPIAMSERVTKAEILKTGIKAIDLLTPLERGGKTGLLGGAGVGKTVLITEMIHNMVKQHQGVSLFCGIGERCREGLDLYQEMAATGVLPNAVLVFGQMNEPPGVRFWVGHAALTMAEYFRDRSQKDVLLLIDNIFRFIQAGSEVSGLMGIIPSRVGYEPTLATELAQLEERICNTSAGAITSIQAVYVPADDFTDPSAVAVFSHLSAAIVLSRKRASEGLYPAVDLMESNSKMLMPHIVGDRHYQIAQAVRKTISTYEELKDIIAMLGLEELSPGDRQVVSQARRLERFLTQPFFSTAQFTGLTGKLVELDDALEGCERILNDEFADTPERSLYMIGSIDEVVKAPKEGKKS, encoded by the coding sequence ATGGAACCAGATATTAAATCATCTTCCCAATCAAATCATTCCCAAGAGCAAAATCTTGGTTCTATCCTCTCCGTGCGGAGCAGCATCATCGATATCCATTTTCCCAAACGCTTGCCATATATAAATAGCCAGTTACAAACAGGGAAAGGAGGTAATCTTTCCATCGCGGTGGTTTCACATCTGGGCGCTCAGGTGGTGCGGGGTGTAGCACTTGCCCCAACCGCAGGTTTGACGCGCGGTGAGATTGTGATTGATACTCAGCACCCGTTACAAGTTCCAGTGGGCGATCGCCTTTTAGGGAGAATGTTAAACCTATTTGGCGAAGCGATCGATGAGAAAGAGGCGATCGCAGGTGGCGAATGGCGATCAATTCATGCCACGCCAATTGCGATGTCAGAACGAGTTACCAAAGCCGAAATCCTCAAAACTGGGATCAAAGCCATCGATCTGCTCACACCTTTGGAACGAGGCGGTAAAACAGGTTTGCTTGGCGGTGCAGGTGTTGGCAAAACGGTGCTAATTACAGAAATGATCCATAATATGGTCAAGCAGCACCAAGGTGTAAGTTTATTTTGTGGGATTGGTGAACGCTGTCGAGAAGGTCTTGATCTATATCAAGAAATGGCAGCAACGGGGGTTCTCCCAAATGCAGTCTTAGTCTTCGGACAGATGAATGAACCACCGGGAGTCAGATTTTGGGTAGGACACGCGGCGCTAACAATGGCAGAATATTTTCGCGATCGCTCCCAAAAAGATGTATTACTTTTAATCGATAATATCTTTCGCTTTATCCAAGCGGGTTCAGAAGTATCGGGACTGATGGGGATAATACCTTCGCGGGTGGGCTATGAACCAACCCTCGCCACTGAACTCGCTCAACTAGAGGAGCGGATCTGCAATACATCAGCAGGGGCGATTACTTCCATTCAAGCGGTTTATGTACCTGCGGATGACTTCACCGATCCCTCTGCTGTCGCTGTGTTTTCCCATCTGTCAGCCGCAATTGTGTTGTCACGTAAACGGGCGAGTGAAGGGCTTTATCCCGCCGTGGATTTGATGGAATCGAATTCCAAAATGCTGATGCCTCATATCGTTGGCGATCGCCATTATCAGATCGCTCAAGCAGTCCGCAAAACCATCAGCACCTATGAGGAACTAAAAGATATCATCGCCATGTTGGGCTTAGAAGAATTATCGCCAGGCGATCGCCAAGTGGTATCCCAGGCACGACGTTTAGAACGTTTTCTCACTCAACCCTTCTTTTCCACCGCCCAGTTTACAGGTTTGACAGGGAAATTAGTCGAATTAGACGATGCCCTAGAAGGATGTGAACGCATTCTCAATGATGAGTTTGCTGATACACCAGAGCGATCGCTCTACATGATTGGCTCAATTGATGAAGTCGTAAAAGCTCCAAAAGAAGGCAAAAAATCATGA
- a CDS encoding AtpZ/AtpI family protein yields MKIPPSRQSRSQRHLNAKAIANQARRKLYARQAKPHGGVLFGLGFVGLVGWSVVVPTLLGMALGIWIDFQFPSRFSWTLALMLAGLSIGCLIAWEWVSQEQQRMARDQPPDDSPNQEERD; encoded by the coding sequence ATGAAAATCCCACCCTCTCGTCAGTCTCGCTCCCAAAGGCATCTTAACGCCAAAGCGATCGCTAATCAAGCACGCCGCAAACTTTATGCTCGCCAAGCGAAACCTCATGGTGGCGTTTTGTTTGGCTTAGGTTTTGTTGGCTTGGTCGGTTGGTCAGTGGTCGTACCAACTTTATTAGGAATGGCACTAGGCATCTGGATCGATTTCCAATTTCCCAGTCGCTTCTCATGGACATTGGCACTGATGCTGGCAGGTTTAAGCATTGGTTGTTTGATTGCTTGGGAATGGGTATCGCAGGAGCAACAACGCATGGCAAGAGATCAACCACCCGATGATTCTCCCAACCAGGAAGAAAGAGACTGA
- a CDS encoding polymer-forming cytoskeletal protein, whose translation MNWKQLTIVFISTIVFLFAGNAIAQTDLNINNTNLIRLGGNVTVVEKQVVENAIAIGGSAIVQPNGRVTQTAIAIGGNIILKQGARVDGDAYAIGGKVVLAEGAIIRGSNSTFNGQYNERGMTGMYRHRDRFLPMYFFYAGFRIFSAIVGAILGIILLQTAPPFLPNLAATVRQYPGKSALWGIGAMFTLFALNIFLAITLIGIPLIPLLMLMVSLTSLVGALGISLFIGQQVVKSDFLTERLHQRQSSLQQFLIGLLIVTVLALIPFVGGIVVFVVSLLGLGSLLSWQFGKTQPPVLG comes from the coding sequence ATGAACTGGAAGCAGTTGACAATCGTGTTTATCTCTACGATAGTATTTCTGTTTGCCGGAAATGCGATCGCACAGACTGATCTAAATATTAATAATACCAATCTGATTCGATTGGGCGGAAATGTCACGGTTGTAGAAAAACAAGTTGTAGAAAATGCTATTGCCATTGGTGGTTCGGCGATCGTCCAACCCAATGGACGGGTGACACAAACTGCGATCGCTATCGGTGGAAATATCATTCTCAAGCAAGGCGCACGGGTAGATGGCGATGCCTATGCGATCGGTGGCAAAGTCGTATTAGCAGAAGGAGCCATAATTCGCGGCTCAAACAGCACATTCAACGGTCAATATAATGAACGAGGCATGACGGGAATGTACCGTCATCGAGATCGATTTTTGCCGATGTATTTCTTTTACGCTGGTTTTCGGATTTTCTCTGCGATCGTCGGTGCGATTCTTGGCATAATTTTATTACAAACCGCGCCACCTTTTCTGCCGAATTTAGCAGCTACCGTGCGTCAATATCCCGGTAAAAGCGCCTTATGGGGAATTGGGGCAATGTTTACCTTATTTGCCCTTAACATTTTTTTGGCAATCACCCTAATTGGTATTCCATTGATTCCACTCCTGATGTTGATGGTGAGTCTGACATCATTGGTTGGGGCATTGGGAATTTCACTATTCATCGGTCAACAAGTGGTAAAAAGCGATTTTCTTACAGAGAGGCTACACCAACGGCAAAGCAGCTTGCAGCAGTTCTTGATTGGGTTGCTGATTGTCACAGTACTTGCGCTGATTCCATTTGTGGGCGGGATTGTGGTGTTTGTTGTGAGTCTGTTGGGCTTGGGATCGCTCCTTAGCTGGCAATTTGGTAAAACACAACCCCCGGTTTTGGGATAA
- a CDS encoding ATP synthase subunit I: MNSLFFLPVTLLLGILLGNLYFRGLWTTVQKLSTTQNPILLTLGSFFGRLAIALAGFAFVLAIAQENALWHLIVCLGAFIWVRNRIIETHVLHFKTSYFNTSTNLTKNWPYY, from the coding sequence ATGAACAGCCTCTTCTTTTTACCTGTTACTTTATTGTTAGGAATTTTGCTGGGAAATCTCTACTTTCGTGGCTTGTGGACAACGGTGCAGAAATTATCTACAACCCAAAACCCAATTCTATTAACGTTAGGCAGCTTTTTTGGGCGGTTAGCGATCGCACTCGCCGGATTTGCTTTTGTACTAGCGATCGCCCAAGAGAACGCACTTTGGCATTTGATCGTTTGCTTAGGCGCGTTTATATGGGTAAGGAATCGCATCATTGAGACTCATGTTCTACACTTCAAAACGTCATATTTTAATACTTCAACAAATCTGACAAAAAACTGGCCATATTATTAA
- a CDS encoding F0F1 ATP synthase subunit A, which translates to MQISPDEIVFWNWGFVTINATLVFTWMIMLLLGIGAWLVTRKLSTDTQLSHWQNLLEVLVVNLRDQIEQTSGQNPDRYLPFIGTLFIFIATANLLAIVPGYHPPTASLSTTAALAICVFFSVPVFGISQSGIWKYLHHYIEPIPILFPFYIISELSRTLALAVRLFGNVMSDGMIGAILISIAPFFFPAIMQALGLLTGLIQAYIFAVLAVVYIGSASNEDYGSK; encoded by the coding sequence ATGCAGATTAGTCCAGATGAAATCGTGTTTTGGAATTGGGGATTTGTGACGATCAATGCCACGTTGGTATTTACATGGATGATCATGCTACTGTTGGGCATTGGTGCTTGGTTGGTAACACGCAAACTATCCACTGACACGCAGCTATCCCACTGGCAAAACCTGCTGGAAGTCTTAGTTGTGAATTTACGCGATCAAATTGAGCAAACCAGTGGACAAAATCCCGATCGCTATTTGCCCTTTATCGGCACCCTGTTTATTTTTATTGCCACCGCCAATTTATTAGCGATCGTTCCTGGTTATCACCCGCCCACAGCCTCACTGTCTACTACTGCGGCCCTGGCGATATGTGTATTTTTTTCCGTTCCTGTTTTTGGTATCAGTCAGTCAGGAATCTGGAAATACCTCCACCACTACATAGAGCCAATTCCCATCTTATTTCCCTTTTATATAATTAGTGAACTCTCACGGACTTTAGCTTTAGCAGTGCGTTTGTTTGGGAATGTGATGAGTGACGGCATGATTGGGGCGATTTTAATATCGATCGCACCATTCTTCTTTCCAGCCATTATGCAGGCTTTAGGATTGTTGACAGGCTTAATTCAGGCATATATTTTCGCGGTTTTAGCAGTTGTTTATATTGGTTCTGCGAGTAATGAAGACTATGGCTCAAAATGA
- a CDS encoding orange carotenoid-binding protein, producing MSFTIQAARSIFPDTQVANSVPTTVESFNQLRAEDQLALLWFAYTEMGVTITPAAMQVVNIVFAEKTLTQIKQMPSREQTQVMCDLVNHTDTDICRTYSSFGTNVKLGFWYQLSEWMKQGIVAPIPKGYQLSTKASDVLQAIRQMEGGQQLSILQDIVVNMGYPPTSGTQTVIEPVVAPKDIAPRVKLKIKGIDNLTVLSYMENMNAFDFQSAVALFTEDGALQPPFQEPIVGHESILAYMREECYGLKLIPEQGVSEPAEAEFTKIKVTGKVQTPWSGESIGINLAWRFLLNPQDKIFFVAIDLLASPQELLNLGIIR from the coding sequence ATGTCATTTACTATACAGGCTGCACGCTCCATTTTTCCTGATACTCAAGTTGCTAATTCAGTTCCAACTACTGTTGAATCATTCAATCAACTTCGGGCTGAAGATCAGTTGGCTTTACTTTGGTTTGCCTATACCGAGATGGGAGTCACAATTACTCCTGCTGCTATGCAGGTAGTCAACATAGTTTTTGCAGAAAAAACCTTGACTCAAATCAAGCAGATGCCATCTAGAGAGCAAACGCAAGTTATGTGCGATCTGGTTAACCATACTGATACGGACATCTGCCGTACTTATTCGTCTTTCGGCACTAATGTCAAGTTAGGTTTCTGGTATCAGTTAAGCGAGTGGATGAAACAAGGAATCGTTGCTCCGATTCCCAAAGGTTATCAACTTTCTACGAAGGCATCAGATGTTCTCCAAGCTATCCGTCAGATGGAAGGGGGTCAGCAACTGAGCATATTACAGGATATTGTCGTCAACATGGGTTATCCGCCAACATCTGGTACTCAAACAGTTATTGAACCTGTGGTTGCGCCTAAAGATATTGCACCACGAGTTAAGCTCAAAATTAAGGGCATCGACAATTTGACAGTCCTAAGCTACATGGAGAATATGAACGCTTTTGACTTCCAGTCGGCTGTGGCTTTATTTACTGAAGACGGTGCTTTACAACCGCCTTTCCAAGAACCAATTGTTGGTCATGAGTCCATCCTCGCATATATGCGTGAAGAATGCTATGGACTCAAGCTAATTCCTGAGCAAGGGGTGTCTGAGCCAGCAGAGGCAGAGTTCACCAAAATTAAAGTGACGGGTAAAGTGCAAACTCCCTGGTCTGGTGAAAGTATTGGCATCAATTTAGCATGGCGATTCTTGCTTAATCCCCAAGACAAAATTTTCTTTGTGGCGATTGATTTGTTGGCATCTCCTCAAGAACTACTAAACCTGGGCATTATCAGGTAA
- a CDS encoding alternate F1F0 ATPase, F1 subunit alpha, with protein sequence MMQQTEEGLQTVLQDTFALYTQALDQQEAKLRSQEIGIVQSIGQGIAKIAGLPNVQSEEIVCFTGGSLGLVFNLDPEEVGVVLLDSSEQLQSGTEVRRTGKVLDVPVGDALLGRVIDPLGRPLDGKGVVRTSQRRPAERDAPSIMDRAPVNVPLQTGIKAIDALIPIGRGQRELILGDRQTGKSGLALDTIINQKGKNILCIYCAIGQRSAAVAKVIADLNEHEAFAYTTVVMAAAEKPPGLQYVAPYAATAMAEYFADQGRDVLIIYDDLTNHARTYREISLLMRRPPGREAYPGDIFYIHSRLLERSIHLNTKRGGGSLTALPIIETEAQNIAAYIPTNLISITDGQIYLSPILFQKGVLPAIDIGKSVSRVGGKTQLPAYRTVSGDLRLSYSQFEELEAFSRFGTRLEESTRLTLERGRRVREILKQKQYAPMPAAVQIAVMLSVTAGLLDSVPITKIAIAELAIAQAISTELADLCLQIESGSVLKDADRDALLKVATTAICASLRDAPRTQQRFAIATVVKDTTDPKDAKNTTDPKDTKDTTDPKDTKE encoded by the coding sequence ATGATGCAACAGACTGAAGAAGGTTTACAGACAGTTTTACAAGATACTTTTGCACTTTATACTCAAGCTCTCGATCAGCAGGAAGCAAAATTGCGATCGCAAGAGATCGGCATTGTCCAATCGATTGGTCAAGGAATTGCCAAAATCGCCGGTTTACCGAATGTGCAGTCAGAGGAAATTGTCTGTTTTACTGGCGGTAGTCTGGGGTTGGTGTTTAACCTCGATCCCGAAGAAGTTGGCGTAGTTTTGCTTGATTCTAGTGAGCAACTCCAATCAGGTACGGAAGTGCGGCGCACTGGCAAAGTACTTGATGTCCCTGTGGGTGACGCGCTGTTAGGAAGAGTGATCGATCCTCTCGGTCGCCCCCTCGACGGTAAAGGTGTGGTGCGAACTTCACAACGCCGTCCCGCCGAACGCGATGCCCCTAGTATTATGGATCGTGCGCCTGTGAATGTGCCTTTGCAAACTGGAATTAAAGCGATTGATGCCCTGATTCCCATTGGACGGGGACAGAGAGAATTGATTTTAGGCGATCGCCAAACGGGTAAAAGCGGTCTTGCCCTCGATACGATCATCAATCAAAAAGGCAAAAATATTCTCTGTATCTATTGCGCGATCGGACAGCGTAGTGCGGCTGTTGCCAAGGTAATTGCCGACCTCAATGAGCATGAGGCCTTTGCCTACACAACCGTCGTTATGGCAGCAGCAGAAAAGCCACCGGGGTTACAGTATGTCGCTCCTTATGCTGCTACTGCGATGGCGGAATATTTTGCCGATCAAGGGCGCGATGTGCTTATTATTTACGATGACCTCACCAACCATGCCCGCACCTATCGAGAAATTTCTCTCTTAATGCGCCGCCCACCTGGACGCGAAGCTTATCCAGGGGATATTTTTTATATTCACTCGCGCTTACTGGAACGTTCTATACATTTAAACACAAAACGAGGTGGTGGTTCCTTAACTGCGTTGCCAATTATTGAAACAGAAGCACAAAATATTGCTGCATATATCCCGACTAATCTAATTTCGATTACCGATGGACAGATTTATCTTTCACCAATCCTCTTTCAAAAGGGAGTATTGCCGGCGATCGATATCGGGAAGTCGGTTTCGCGGGTGGGTGGTAAAACCCAACTTCCTGCTTATCGCACTGTTTCAGGAGATTTACGTCTTTCTTATTCTCAATTTGAAGAACTAGAGGCTTTCTCTCGCTTTGGTACGCGTTTAGAAGAATCGACTCGCCTCACTTTAGAACGCGGGCGACGGGTACGTGAGATTCTCAAACAAAAGCAATATGCGCCAATGCCGGCTGCTGTGCAAATAGCTGTAATGCTTTCGGTGACAGCAGGCTTGCTCGATTCTGTCCCCATCACTAAAATTGCCATTGCAGAGCTTGCGATCGCCCAAGCTATATCCACCGAGTTAGCCGATCTTTGCTTGCAAATCGAAAGTGGATCTGTATTGAAGGATGCCGATCGTGATGCCTTACTAAAGGTTGCCACAACTGCGATCTGCGCTTCTCTGCGAGATGCTCCGCGAACGCAGCAGCGCTTCGCTATCGCTACAGTTGTAAAGGATACAACAGATCCCAAGGATGCGAAGAATACAACAGATCCCAAGGATACGAAGGATACAACAGATCCCAAGGATACGAAGGAGTAG
- a CDS encoding F0F1 ATP synthase subunit C: protein MAQNESLSLVLGIVGTVSILTAGLTMAIGSIGPALGEGKSVAQALSSIAQQPDAANTITRTLFVGLAFIESVAIYCFVIALILLFANPFWNYVIGAIAKAGA from the coding sequence ATGGCTCAAAATGAATCGCTATCACTTGTACTGGGAATTGTTGGCACTGTGTCAATCTTAACGGCAGGGCTGACTATGGCCATCGGCTCCATCGGCCCAGCCCTTGGCGAAGGTAAATCTGTTGCTCAAGCACTCAGTTCCATCGCCCAACAACCCGACGCAGCAAATACAATTACCCGCACATTATTTGTGGGATTAGCATTTATCGAATCCGTGGCAATTTATTGCTTTGTAATTGCGCTCATTCTCCTATTTGCTAATCCATTCTGGAACTATGTGATTGGTGCGATCGCCAAAGCAGGAGCCTGA
- a CDS encoding pentapeptide repeat-containing protein, with product MDANEVLRRYAVGERNFRQADWRGIGLAKANLSGVDLTGAHLNNADLRNCDLSDANLNWAGLKGANFSGANLKGAKMPDGKMHNDRLESANYFA from the coding sequence ATGGATGCCAATGAAGTTTTAAGACGATATGCAGTCGGAGAAAGAAATTTTAGACAGGCAGACTGGAGAGGGATAGGTTTAGCTAAAGCAAACTTGAGTGGGGTAGATTTGACTGGGGCACATTTGAACAACGCAGATTTGAGAAACTGTGATTTAAGTGATGCTAATTTAAACTGGGCTGGACTCAAAGGAGCCAATTTCAGTGGCGCTAATTTGAAGGGGGCAAAAATGCCTGATGGAAAAATGCACAACGATCGCTTAGAGTCTGCCAATTATTTTGCCTAA
- a CDS encoding DUF6640 family protein, protein MKKMRMPMSSRLIFTAIGILLPVGAHIADYNKTHIFNPNWPPHAKFHGGQTLMFSILLGAISIFFAWRKTRDRLNGVLAASSFAAVYWVAQAGAILYPGTAPFDPDTITPMSYLMGLPLQTYFQIIFLILTGVATWLALKPNAKWTD, encoded by the coding sequence ATGAAAAAAATGAGAATGCCAATGTCTAGCCGACTTATCTTTACAGCGATCGGGATTCTCTTGCCCGTTGGTGCGCATATCGCGGACTACAACAAGACACATATCTTCAACCCAAATTGGCCTCCCCATGCAAAATTCCACGGGGGGCAAACCCTCATGTTTTCAATCCTCCTGGGAGCCATTTCGATTTTCTTCGCTTGGAGGAAAACCAGGGATCGATTGAATGGGGTATTGGCTGCTTCTAGCTTTGCAGCAGTTTATTGGGTTGCTCAAGCGGGCGCGATTCTTTATCCCGGCACAGCTCCTTTCGACCCTGACACAATCACGCCGATGAGTTATTTAATGGGACTTCCCCTTCAAACTTACTTCCAAATCATTTTCCTCATCTTGACTGGTGTCGCCACTTGGCTCGCGTTGAAGCCAAATGCAAAATGGACTGACTGA
- a CDS encoding YggT family protein: protein MNKNPHEQSNSERRQELRNDEESFRLQQEERRLETGKRSATFTWIINSIYFLVGTLEILLTLRFLLRFFGANTKNAFAQFIYNLSDPFITPFSTLFISPVFGGGVNIFDVNVLIAIIVYTLLGWLGAWVVRFIYAGQRAV, encoded by the coding sequence ATGAATAAAAATCCTCATGAACAGAGCAATTCTGAACGGAGGCAAGAACTTCGGAATGATGAAGAATCTTTCCGACTTCAACAGGAAGAGAGACGGCTGGAAACTGGCAAACGCAGCGCTACGTTTACCTGGATTATCAATAGTATTTACTTTCTAGTTGGAACGCTTGAAATTCTCCTGACATTACGCTTCTTATTGCGTTTTTTCGGAGCAAATACAAAAAATGCCTTTGCTCAGTTTATTTACAATCTTTCTGATCCCTTCATTACGCCTTTTTCCACCTTATTTATCAGTCCCGTTTTTGGTGGCGGAGTAAACATTTTTGATGTCAATGTTCTAATTGCAATCATCGTGTATACTCTCTTAGGCTGGCTCGGTGCATGGGTAGTTAGATTTATCTATGCTGGACAGAGAGCAGTATAA